One segment of Solanum stenotomum isolate F172 chromosome 1, ASM1918654v1, whole genome shotgun sequence DNA contains the following:
- the LOC125853324 gene encoding pentatricopeptide repeat-containing protein At5g56310-like, translating to MVHRALDEDNFILSQFFHTCSALGFVSYAYSIFTSNPNPNIYLYTTLISIFSRQQHLSKDAICLYKQARVIGLYHDTYSIPFVLNAVTCLITSRQIHCEAILTGLNNDVHVATSVVRIYSSFGCISDARKVFDEVCNKDVGLWNAMIAGYVKAHDMDTAKYLFDNMLEKNVVSWTTIIAGYAQGNQFSQSIGVFRKMMSVEVSAKPDEVTMLAALSACAHLGEHELGEWIHSYIIKHSLRRSVSLNNTLIDMYAKSGNVKKAVELFESMETRSVVTWSTVISALAVNGYGREAINMFSRMEMVGIRPNSVTYIALLSACSHAGLVEEGRLYFKTMEEKNGISPDIRHYGCMVDLFGRAGYLDEAANMVKMMPFEANAAIWGSLLAAARNQGHVELGEQALQHLTEVEPHNSGNYSLVSNTYAALGRWSEARVARKTMRDTGVQKLPGGSFIKMKDKVYYFYSGDRSHPQCERIYRVLSHLNRVSKTVLHEYWGYVELLDADSPQEDH from the coding sequence ATGGTACATCGTGCTTTAGATGAAGACAACTTCATTCTCAGCCAATTCTTTCACACATGTTCCGCCCTTGGCTTTGTCAGCTATGCATATTCTATTTTCACTTCTAACCCAAATCCAAACATATATCTTTACACTACTTTGATCAGTATTTTCTCTCGACAACAACATTTATCTAAGGATGCAATTTGCCTTTATAAACAAGCTCGAGTCATTGGCTTATATCATGATACTTACTCTATCCCTTTTGTGTTGAATGCTGTAACTTGTCTCATCACCTCCAGGCAAATTCATTGTGAAGCTATTTTAACTGGATTGAACAATGATGTACATGTAGCAACGTCGGTTGTACGCATATATTCTTCTTTTGGGTGCATTTCTGATGCACGTAAGGTGTTTGATGAAGTGTGTAACAAAGATGTGGGCTTGTGGAATGCCATGATAGCGGGTTATGTTAAGGCTCATGATATGGACACTGCCAAGTACCTGTTTGATAATATGCTGGAGAAGAATGTGGTTTCTTGGACTACCATCATTGCGGGGTACGCTCAGGGGAATCAGTTTTCTCAGTCTATAGGTGTGTTCAGGAAAATGATGAGTGTGGAGGTTAGTGCTAAGCCTGATGAAGTAACCATGTTAGCTGCACTTTCAGCTTGTGCCCACTTGGGTGAGCATGAGTTGGGTGAATGGATCCATAGTTATATTATAAAACACAGCTTACGTAGATCTGTGTCTCTTAACAATACACTTATTGATATGTATGCAAAATCGGGTAATGTAAAGAAGGCAGTAGAGTTGTTTGAGAGCATGGAAACTAGGAGTGTTGTTACTTGGTCAACAGTGATTTCTGCATTGGCTGTCAATGGATATGGAAGAGAAGCAATTAACATGTTTTCTCGGATGGAAATGGTTGGAATTAGGCCAAACAGTGTCACCTATATAGCACTATTATCTGCATGTAGCCATGCAGGACTCGTGGAGGAAGGCAGATTGTATTTTAAgacaatggaagaaaaaaatggtATTAGTCCTGACATCAGACACTATGGTTGCATGGTTGATCTTTTTGGGCGTGCTGGTTACCTCGATGAGGCTGCAAATATGGTTAAAATGATGCCATTTGAAGCAAATGCAGCGATTTGGGGATCACTTCTTGCTGCAGCCAGGAACCAAGGTCATGTTGAACTTGGGGAGCAAGCTCTGCAGCATCTAACTGAAGTTGAACCACATAATAGTGGGAATTATTCCCTTGTGTCCAATACATATGCTGCTCTTGGTAGGTGGAGTGAAGCTAGGGTAGCAAGAAAGACCATGAGGGACACAGGAGTCCAAAAGTTGCCAGGCGGTAGCTTCATCAAAATGAAAGATAAAGTTTATTATTTCTATTCAGGAGACAGATCACATCCTCAATGTGAAAGAATATACAGAGTTCTATCACACTTAAACAGGGTGTCAAAGACGGTACTGCATGAATATTGGGGATATGTAGAGCTGCTTGATGCTGATAGCCCTCAAGAGGACCACtga
- the LOC125853323 gene encoding pentatricopeptide repeat-containing protein At5g56310-like, with amino-acid sequence MLRLFSRPSSKLVHTLLKPNSNHPHYNYHKSSLQLQDTFLPLLKKCSNENHIYQTHGFMVHRALDQDNFIFSQFFHTCSSLGFVSYAYSIFTSNPNPNIYLYNTLISIFSRQQHLSKDAIYLYKQARAIGLYHDTYSIPFVLNAVTCLTTSRQIHCEAILTGLNNDVHVATSLVRMYSSFGCISDARKVFDEMRNKDVGLWNAMIVGYVKAHDMDTAKYLFDNMLEKNVVSWTTIIAGYAQGNQFSQAIGVFRKMMSVEVSAKPDEVTMLATLSACAHLGEHELGEWIHSYIIKHRLRRTVSLNNTLIDMYAKSGNVKKAVELFESMETRSVVTWSTVISALAVNGYGREAINMFSRMEMVGIRPNSVTFIALLSACSHAGLVEEGRLYFKTMEEKHGISPDIRHYGCMVDLFGRAGYLDEAANMVKMMPFEANAAIWGSLLAAARNQGHVELGEQALQHLTEVEPHNSGNYSLVSNTYAALGRWSEARVARKIMKDTGVQKLPGSSFIKMKYKVYYFYSGDRSHPQCERIYRVLSHLNRVSKTALHEYWGYVELLDADSPQEDLL; translated from the coding sequence ATGTTGCGGCTATTTTCTAGGCCATCCTCTAAACTTGTTCATACTCTACTAAAACCCAACTCCAATCACCCCCATTACAACTACCACAAATCTAGTCTTCAACTACAAGACACATTTTTACCTTTGCTTAAAAAATGTTCCAACGAAAATCACATTTATCAAACTCATGGCTTCATGGTACATCGTGCTTTAGATCAAGACAACTTTATTTTCAGCCAATTCTTCCACACATGTTCCTCCCTTGGCTTTGTCAGCTATGCATATTCAATTTTCACTTCAAACCCAAATCCAAACATATATCTTTACAATACTTTGATCAGTATTTTCTCAAGACAACAACATTTATCTAAGGATGCAATTTACCTTTATAAACAAGCTCGAGCCATTGGCTTATATCATGATACTTACTCTATCCCTTTTGTGTTGAATGCTGTAACCTGTCTCACCACCTCTAGGCAAATTCACTGTGAAGCTATTTTAACTGGATTGAACAATGATGTACATGTAGCAACGTCCCTTGTACGGATGTATTCTTCTTTTGGGTGCATTTCTGATGCACGTAaggtgtttgatgaaatgcGTAACAAAGATGTGGGCTTGTGGAATGCCATGATAGTGGGTTATGTTAAGGCTCATGATATGGACACCGCCAAGTACCTGTTTGATAATATGCTGGAGAAGAATGTGGTTTCTTGGACTACCATCATTGCGGGCTACGCTCAGGGGAATCAGTTTTCTCAGGCTATAGGTGTGTTCAGGAAAATGATGAGTGTGGAGGTTAGTGCTAAGCCTGATGAAGTAACCATGTTAGCTACACTTTCAGCTTGTGCCCACTTGGGTGAGCATGAGTTGGGTGAATGGATCCATAGTTATATTATAAAACACAGGTTACGTAGAACTGTGTCTCTTAACAATACACTTATTGATATGTATGCAAAATCGGGCAATGTAAAGAAGGCAGTAGAATTGTTTGAGAGCATGGAAACAAGGAGTGTTGTTACATGGTCAACAGTGATTTCTGCATTGGCTGTCAATGGATATGGAAGAGAAGCAATTAACATGTTTTCTCGAATGGAAATGGTTGGAATTAGGCCAAACAGTGTCACCTTTATAGCACTATTATCTGCATGTAGCCACGCTGGACTCGTGGAGGAAGGCAGATTGTATTTTAAGACAATGGAAGAAAAACATGGTATTAGTCCTGACATCAGACACTATGGTTGCATGGTTGATCTTTTTGGGCGTGCTGGTTACCTCGATGAGGCTGCAAATATGGTTAAAATGATGCCATTTGAAGCAAATGCAGCGATTTGGGGATCACTTCTTGCTGCAGCCAGGAACCAAGGTCATGTTGAACTTGGGGAGCAAGCTCTGCAGCATCTAACTGAAGTTGAACCACATAATAGTGGGAATTATTCCCTTGTGTCCAATACATATGCTGCTCTTGGTAGGTGGAGTGAAGCTAGGGTAGCAAGAAAGATCATGAAGGACACAGGAGTCCAAAAGTTGCCAGGCAGTAGCTTcatcaaaatgaaatataaagtTTATTATTTCTATTCAGGAGACAGATCACATCCTCAATGTGAGAGAATATACAGAGTTCTATCACACTTAAACAGGGTGTCAAAGACGGCACTGCATGAATATTGGGGATATGTAGAGCTGCTTGATGCTGATAGCCCTCAAGAGGACCTCTTATAA